From the genome of Pirellulaceae bacterium, one region includes:
- a CDS encoding multidrug efflux RND transporter permease subunit yields MISNFFIDRPILAAVISILITLAGLISVAVLPVAQYPEITPPTVQVSCSYPGANAQVIADTVAAPIEQQVNGVEDMLYMSSQSANDGSYALTVTFALGTDLDAAMVAVQNRAALATPQLPAVVQRLGVDVKKKSTNMLLAINLTSPDGKYDDIYMSNYATIHIKDELARLPGVGDINFLGQRDYSMRIWLDPDKLATRNMAAEDVVNAIQDQNLQVSAGQMGQPPNREKVELQLTVSALGRLKTVEQFEQIVIKSESADRSETAARLVRVRDVARVELAAKNYSQLCALDGLPSVGLGVYQRPGANAIEAGKTIRAKMEALSVAFPPGLKYSIVFDTTPFVAESIRQVFSGLRDAVILVGLVVMLFLQNWRAALIPLIAVPVAIVGTFAALFVVGFSINTLSLFGLVLAIGIVVDDAIVVVENVQRQLDEGHLPREAARRAMAEVTGPVIAVALVLSAVFVPCAFITGITGEFFRQFAVTVAVSMVISAINSLTLSPALAALLLKPQHAKPDWLARLFNLLLGRFFRLFNRMFGASTNLYVGTIARILRVTILVMVVYAGLLYFTYWSFLKAPQGFIPVQDKGWLLVNVELPPSSSLQRTKEVMDQVAEIAANTAGVAHTITVSGQSFLIGASASNYGSMFIILEPFEDRKSFDLNGLVIFLQLREKYPELISQADVSVFPPPPVNGLGATGGFELMVEDRLNLGPDYLQKQIDYLVDVGTSNKKLAGVTTLYRADTPQLFVDIDRTKVRTLGVAIEDVSEALQIYLGSVYVNSFNEFGRTWQVNVQANRRFRNQDRDIGRLHVRNVFGDMVPLSAVTDVRNATGPAIVTRYNMYLAAPINGRTEMGVSSGDAIKIMDAAVQAAPEGELDTEWTALSYMQIKAGNTAVYVFGLAVVFVFLVLAALYESWSLPIAIIMVVPLGLLFSVLGVWAVPYMNVGIFTQIGFVVLVGLASKNAILIVEFAEQQRRQGMSLLDATLDACRLRLRPIIMTSCAFILGVVPLIIEGGAGAEMRRSLGIAVFCGMLGVTFFGVFLTPAFYYLICRLVSSDRPRRRWNRYLSTGLIGFSSAAVGWAIARERSWDPIWTSLLGLVIGICVGIVVVSLRRRVADHQNDGKLS; encoded by the coding sequence GTGATTTCAAATTTCTTCATCGATCGTCCGATTCTGGCTGCGGTGATTTCGATTTTGATCACCCTGGCCGGTCTCATTTCTGTGGCCGTACTGCCTGTTGCGCAGTATCCGGAAATCACTCCGCCGACGGTGCAGGTCTCCTGTTCTTATCCTGGTGCCAATGCGCAAGTCATCGCGGATACGGTTGCGGCACCGATCGAGCAGCAGGTGAACGGTGTAGAAGACATGTTGTACATGTCCTCTCAGTCTGCGAACGACGGTTCCTACGCCTTAACGGTGACCTTTGCACTCGGGACAGATCTGGATGCAGCTATGGTTGCGGTTCAAAATCGGGCCGCGTTGGCGACGCCGCAATTGCCTGCGGTGGTGCAGCGGTTGGGCGTGGATGTCAAAAAGAAATCGACCAACATGCTGCTGGCGATCAATCTCACCTCGCCGGATGGAAAATATGACGATATTTATATGAGCAACTATGCGACGATTCACATCAAGGATGAACTCGCAAGGTTGCCTGGCGTTGGGGATATCAATTTTCTGGGCCAGCGTGACTACAGTATGCGTATCTGGTTGGATCCTGATAAGTTGGCGACGCGCAACATGGCAGCTGAGGATGTTGTTAACGCGATCCAAGATCAGAACCTGCAGGTGTCAGCTGGGCAAATGGGACAGCCACCCAATCGAGAAAAGGTTGAGCTTCAATTGACCGTTTCGGCATTGGGTCGGCTGAAGACGGTTGAGCAATTTGAGCAAATCGTTATTAAATCCGAGTCGGCGGATCGGAGCGAGACCGCAGCGAGACTGGTCCGAGTCCGTGATGTGGCACGCGTGGAGTTAGCGGCAAAAAACTATTCGCAACTTTGCGCCCTTGATGGACTACCTTCGGTCGGCCTGGGTGTTTATCAGCGGCCGGGAGCAAATGCGATCGAGGCAGGCAAAACAATTCGAGCCAAAATGGAGGCGCTGTCTGTCGCCTTTCCACCTGGACTTAAGTACTCGATTGTCTTTGACACCACGCCTTTCGTCGCCGAATCGATCCGGCAAGTGTTCAGCGGGCTACGCGATGCGGTCATTCTTGTTGGCTTGGTCGTCATGCTTTTCCTGCAGAATTGGCGTGCCGCTTTAATCCCGTTGATTGCGGTCCCCGTCGCGATTGTCGGTACGTTCGCCGCGTTGTTCGTTGTTGGCTTTAGTATCAATACACTTTCCCTGTTCGGCTTGGTGCTGGCCATCGGGATTGTGGTGGACGATGCGATCGTTGTTGTTGAGAACGTGCAAAGACAGCTCGATGAGGGACACCTTCCTCGCGAGGCAGCCCGCCGGGCGATGGCGGAAGTGACCGGGCCGGTGATTGCCGTCGCCCTGGTGTTGTCCGCGGTCTTTGTGCCTTGCGCTTTCATTACTGGCATCACGGGCGAATTCTTTCGGCAATTTGCTGTCACCGTGGCCGTGTCCATGGTCATCTCGGCGATCAACTCACTGACACTCAGTCCCGCTTTAGCTGCGTTACTGTTGAAGCCGCAGCATGCCAAGCCAGACTGGTTAGCTCGCTTGTTTAATCTGTTGCTCGGGCGATTTTTTCGGCTGTTCAATCGAATGTTTGGCGCGAGTACCAATCTGTACGTTGGCACAATTGCGAGAATTCTTCGAGTGACGATTCTGGTGATGGTGGTCTACGCCGGATTGCTCTATTTCACCTACTGGAGTTTCTTGAAGGCGCCACAGGGTTTTATTCCGGTGCAAGACAAAGGGTGGCTGTTGGTAAACGTCGAACTGCCACCTTCTTCTTCACTGCAACGCACCAAAGAGGTCATGGATCAGGTGGCTGAAATTGCCGCCAACACAGCGGGAGTTGCGCATACGATCACCGTCTCCGGGCAATCATTTTTGATTGGTGCGAGCGCGTCCAATTACGGTTCGATGTTCATCATTCTGGAACCCTTCGAAGATCGTAAAAGCTTCGATCTGAATGGGCTAGTGATTTTCCTGCAGCTCCGTGAAAAATATCCCGAGTTAATCAGCCAGGCCGACGTGAGCGTTTTTCCACCACCTCCGGTCAATGGCCTGGGCGCGACCGGTGGTTTCGAATTAATGGTCGAAGACAGGTTGAATCTTGGTCCCGATTATTTGCAGAAACAGATCGATTATCTGGTCGATGTGGGTACGTCGAATAAGAAATTGGCAGGGGTGACTACCTTGTATCGTGCAGACACCCCACAGCTCTTCGTTGATATCGATCGGACAAAAGTTCGGACCTTGGGGGTTGCGATTGAGGATGTTTCCGAAGCATTGCAGATTTACCTCGGATCGGTCTATGTCAATAGCTTCAACGAATTTGGACGGACGTGGCAGGTTAACGTGCAGGCGAACCGGCGCTTTCGAAACCAAGATCGAGACATTGGGCGACTTCACGTGCGGAATGTGTTCGGCGATATGGTGCCGCTGAGCGCGGTTACGGACGTACGGAACGCGACCGGACCGGCGATTGTGACTCGTTACAACATGTATTTGGCTGCCCCGATCAATGGACGAACCGAAATGGGGGTCAGTTCCGGCGATGCGATAAAAATCATGGATGCGGCCGTACAGGCTGCGCCAGAGGGAGAATTGGACACTGAGTGGACGGCACTCAGTTACATGCAAATCAAGGCGGGTAATACGGCGGTCTACGTGTTTGGTCTGGCGGTTGTCTTTGTTTTTCTGGTGTTGGCCGCACTTTACGAAAGCTGGTCATTACCGATTGCCATTATTATGGTGGTTCCGTTGGGGCTGCTTTTTTCTGTGTTGGGCGTTTGGGCCGTTCCTTACATGAATGTGGGAATCTTCACCCAAATTGGCTTTGTAGTGTTGGTTGGGCTAGCCAGTAAAAACGCAATCTTGATTGTGGAATTTGCGGAGCAGCAAAGGCGACAAGGAATGAGCCTGCTAGATGCCACCTTGGATGCGTGCCGGTTGCGTTTGCGCCCAATTATCATGACATCGTGCGCGTTTATACTTGGTGTGGTGCCACTCATTATCGAAGGTGGCGCCGGCGCCGAAATGCGACGCTCCCTGGGAATTGCCGTATTTTGCGGGATGTTGGGCGTCACCTTCTTTGGCGTCTTTTTGACCCCCGCTTTCTATTACCTGATTTGTCGATTGGTAAGTTCTGACCGTCCTCGGCGTCGTTGGAATCGGTATCTGAGCACGGGGCTGATTGGGTTCTCGAGTGCTGCGGTTGGCTGGGCGATTGCTCGAGAGCGTAGTTGGGATCCGATCTGGACATCGCTGCTAGGGTTGGTAATTGGAATCTGCGTTGGAATAGTTGTTGTCAGTCTGCGACGTCGCGTGGCGGACCACCAGAACGATGGGAAGTTATCGTGA
- a CDS encoding efflux RND transporter periplasmic adaptor subunit: MSFRFPTALCLILLMGVTTACRKKADPPKTTSPRTVNVSQPVKRDVTAEAEFIGRTEAVDSVDVKARVTGYLLKTAFIEGTDVKAGDVLFNIDPRTYQAQVDAAQGEVGVNEAKLRLAETENERSQSLYKENPRAISLKSLDQHQAEVDAAGAAVVAAKSSMEVYKLNLGFTKVTSPIDGRVGRDQIGIGNLVSENVTTLTTVVSQDPIYAYFNIDEQRMLVAMRKLYTGQLPPIRSRKIKVRMGLQDEDGFPHEGVIEYASNSVDASTGTLTLRATFANPASKDGLRLLMPGMFIRVKMPLGLPEPAVLVLEAAVGTDQGQKYVYLVDDQDLVVNRPVKLGALQDDGLRVVVEGLKGGERIIVSGLQLVRPGTKVEVHEIPMPTSLSPMQEAAKASDQQKPAEKPAEKPAESKESTASKSKQASAVTSKSQAESSPSPAKAESDGGKKLPQ, encoded by the coding sequence ATGAGTTTCCGGTTTCCAACCGCATTGTGTCTGATTCTTTTGATGGGCGTCACCACAGCTTGTCGGAAGAAAGCAGATCCTCCCAAAACGACGAGTCCTCGGACGGTGAATGTCAGTCAACCGGTGAAACGTGATGTGACCGCAGAAGCCGAATTCATTGGCCGAACCGAAGCTGTGGACTCCGTTGACGTCAAAGCACGCGTAACGGGCTATTTACTCAAAACAGCTTTCATCGAAGGGACCGATGTTAAAGCAGGGGATGTTCTGTTCAACATTGATCCTCGGACTTATCAGGCCCAGGTTGACGCGGCTCAGGGTGAAGTTGGTGTGAATGAAGCAAAATTACGGTTGGCAGAAACCGAAAACGAACGTTCCCAATCGCTTTACAAAGAAAATCCGCGAGCGATAAGTCTCAAATCGTTGGACCAACATCAAGCTGAAGTCGATGCGGCCGGTGCCGCTGTGGTGGCTGCCAAATCCAGTATGGAAGTCTACAAACTAAATCTCGGATTCACGAAAGTGACTTCCCCGATCGATGGTCGCGTGGGACGTGATCAGATCGGAATCGGTAATTTGGTTTCGGAAAATGTTACGACTTTGACAACGGTCGTCTCCCAGGATCCCATCTACGCCTACTTTAACATTGACGAACAACGGATGCTGGTCGCCATGCGAAAGCTTTACACGGGCCAACTACCGCCGATTAGATCCCGCAAGATCAAGGTCCGAATGGGACTGCAAGACGAAGACGGTTTTCCGCATGAGGGTGTGATTGAATATGCGAGTAATTCGGTGGATGCGTCCACGGGCACGTTGACGCTTCGTGCCACCTTTGCCAATCCAGCGAGTAAGGATGGTTTGCGATTGTTGATGCCGGGTATGTTTATCCGTGTCAAAATGCCCTTGGGATTACCCGAACCGGCCGTGTTGGTTTTGGAAGCTGCGGTCGGCACCGACCAGGGGCAAAAATATGTCTACCTTGTCGATGATCAGGATCTTGTGGTCAACCGACCGGTGAAGTTGGGGGCTTTGCAAGATGATGGCTTGCGGGTCGTTGTGGAGGGGTTAAAGGGGGGCGAACGAATCATCGTGAGTGGCTTACAGTTAGTGCGGCCCGGTACGAAAGTGGAGGTGCATGAAATCCCCATGCCCACCAGCTTGTCACCGATGCAGGAAGCGGCGAAAGCGTCGGATCAGCAGAAGCCCGCAGAGAAGCCCGCAGAGAAGCCCGCAGAGAGCAAAGAATCCACCGCTTCGAAAAGTAAGCAAGCATCGGCTGTCACGTCGAAGTCTCAGGCGGAGTCGAGTCCGTCACCGGCGAAGGCCGAATCTGACGGTGGGAAGAAGCTTCCGCAGTGA